A DNA window from Streptomyces parvus contains the following coding sequences:
- a CDS encoding TetR/AcrR family transcriptional regulator → MSAAEETTGEDAPWGEVTPEAARRLLVAAVDAFAERGYHATTTRDIAGRAGMSPAALYIHFTTKEELLHRISKIGHERALHVLDTAADRDGTAAERLAGAVRSFVRWHAERHTTARVVQYELDALGEEHRTEIVALRRRSDAVVRRIIGEGVRDGEFDVPDVPGTTLAVLSLCIDVARWFNAQGSRTPDEVGELYADLVLRMVGARQIPR, encoded by the coding sequence ATGAGTGCGGCGGAGGAGACGACCGGCGAGGACGCGCCGTGGGGCGAGGTCACCCCCGAGGCGGCCAGGCGGCTCCTCGTCGCCGCCGTGGACGCCTTCGCCGAGCGCGGGTACCACGCGACCACCACCCGTGACATCGCCGGCCGGGCCGGAATGAGTCCTGCCGCGCTCTACATCCACTTCACGACCAAGGAAGAGCTGCTCCACCGGATCAGCAAGATCGGTCACGAGCGGGCGCTGCACGTCCTCGACACCGCGGCGGACCGGGACGGCACGGCCGCCGAACGGCTCGCCGGGGCCGTCCGCTCCTTCGTCCGCTGGCACGCGGAGCGCCACACCACCGCCCGGGTCGTGCAGTACGAGCTCGACGCGCTCGGCGAGGAGCACCGCACCGAGATCGTCGCGCTGCGGCGCAGGAGCGACGCGGTGGTGCGCCGGATCATCGGCGAAGGGGTGCGCGACGGCGAGTTCGACGTCCCCGACGTCCCCGGCACCACGCTCGCGGTGCTCTCCCTCTGCATCGACGTGGCCCGCTGGTTCAACGCCCAGGGCAGCCGTACGCCCGACGAGGTCGGCGAGTTGTACGCCGACCTCGTCCTGCGGATGGTCGGAGCCCGGCAGATTCCGCGGTAG
- a CDS encoding YiaA/YiaB family inner membrane protein encodes MSDTTSVKQQSTAAFYVQAVASFMVAIGAVAFGIFFLDADAWVRGFLAIGVLYLVTSCFTLAKVIRDRQEAGQIHSRVDQARLEKILAEHDPFQKL; translated from the coding sequence ATGAGTGACACGACATCGGTCAAGCAGCAGAGCACCGCAGCCTTCTACGTCCAGGCCGTGGCTTCCTTCATGGTGGCCATCGGCGCGGTCGCCTTCGGTATCTTCTTCCTCGACGCCGACGCCTGGGTGCGCGGATTCCTCGCCATCGGCGTGCTCTACCTGGTCACGTCCTGCTTCACGCTCGCCAAGGTGATCAGGGACCGCCAGGAGGCCGGGCAGATCCACAGCCGGGTCGACCAGGCCCGGCTGGAGAAGATCCTCGCCGAGCACGACCCGTTCCAGAAGCTCTGA